Proteins encoded together in one Argiope bruennichi chromosome 1, qqArgBrue1.1, whole genome shotgun sequence window:
- the LOC129968722 gene encoding uncharacterized protein LOC129968722, which produces MWKDMLLIFIVAASLVPNTRGDLQASQAASDATLDLLPVESSRKDAAVSSDAKLLANPVAEESKDTFVFRNSKRLKKPSPRYKIKMQNVTDEKYNLVQWYSTPEGVNHHVDGKRINDTEDLSAQSSSYPEEYSHDHSQENYDHHTHYSGDDQPPEDDHYDSERSHSFFHKGTSDDIQEPKSPDYEKPKRKKGKKPCNRSKSKKSGKWPERSDTILHGMTKNGPEITVQHYSTNTQSISDSSTESRDTGFHSGSDSSFHPGSDTSFDSPPSKFGFRDSSFHSPQPTGGFIPLLPPLGFSAEHLHGIPKTFFSSQRIKGEENHFHLHNHHHYSPDGKKLSARDPMESYEKIFKSLGKLRNMMPTILSGVAGALPNLQQSLQTPANNAPTVLNADVKFAEPGEKKGYHYTGPHKSYGKKTYIRMKDTESDGNYPSYNDNQKPEGEGFRYESEDPAVGYPGPEMNMHSMGGDMFKYGAGPFGTDEYQDSKGRFPNEVNLEVDKIHPGIGFNSHPQEHSQQDYTSEPIGPYAPRPDYPPDYESGRNKDSGEEKYSLDYNEKAPYVPYDQIEANKEQTYGGGYGYRQNTPPSSPNPHPYDGSKSPHSYGGPESPTSYDGPKYPHSYDGPDGPQSYNGPESSHPYDGPVEPHHYDGPGSPHPYEGPNPNHGYSDAPRDSSVEGHGPGSPHQVTSYTVSHSHSGESTKDSHHLGPEEDLLRNVRPDPDPLSIPKNAQIIEHFIHLDPVHYMAPRVPLEYTPGAGFQPQTPPNNGFHPHQGANSAFPPHQAATNAFPPHQAATNAFPPHQASTNAFPPHQAGSMAVPTRNFMRHIPLHKLIPNPLKMPYPVVPRAVIHPNPHINQMLRAYQSRTFYHRWW; this is translated from the coding sequence tggAAAGACATGCTCCTTATTTTTATTGTGGCTGCCTCACTTGTTCCTAATACCAGAGGAGACCTTCAAGCTAGTCAAGCCGCTTCAGACGCTACTCTTGATTTGCTGCCTGTAGAATCCTCAAGAAAGGATGCAGCCGTTAGCTCTGATGCAAAACTCCTCGCTAATCCTGTGGCAGAAGAGAGCAAAGACACGTTCGTCTTTAGAAATAGCAAACGGTTAAAGAAACCTTCTCCTCGTTACAAAATTAAGATGCAAAACGTTACAGATGAAAAATACAACTTAGTGCAATGGTATTCGACTCCAGAGGGTGTAAATCATCATGTTGATGGTAAAAGAATCAACGATACAGAAGATTTGAGTGCTCAAAGTAGTTCTTATCCTGAAGAATACTCCCATGATCATAGTCAAGAAAATTATGATCATCATACACATTACTCTGGCGATGATCAGCCACCAGAAGACGATCACTATGATTCAGAAAGAAGTCACTCTTTCTTCCACAAAGGTACATCTGATGATATTCAAGAACCTAAATCTCCTGATTATGAAAaacctaaaagaaaaaaaggaaaaaagcccTGCAACCGTTCCAAAAGCAAGAAATCGGGGAAATGGCCTGAACGTTCAGACACCATTCTGCATGGGATGACGAAAAACGGACCTGAAATTACCGTACAGCATTATAGCACGAATACTCAATCGATTTCCGATTCCAGTACAGAAAGTAGAGACACCGGCTTTCATTCAGGCAGCGATTCCAGTTTTCATCCAGGGAGTGACACCAGTTTTGATTCACCACCATCCAAATTTGGTTTCAGAGACAGCAGCTTTCATTCGCCACAACCCACAGGTGGTTTTATTCCTCTTCTTCCGCCGTTAGGTTTTTCAGCTGAGCATTTACATGGCattccaaaaacttttttttcttcccaaagAATTAAAGGAGAAGAAAATCATTTCCACCTTCATAATCATCACCACTATAGTCCAGATGGGAAAAAACTGAGCGCACGCGATCCCATGGAGAgctatgagaaaatatttaaaagtctaGGAAAACTTAGAAACATGATGCCCACTATCCTTTCAGGAGTTGCTGGAGCTTTACCCAATCTTCAACAAAGTCTTCAGACACCGGCTAATAACGCTCCAACTGTCCTTAATGCAGATGTTAAATTTGCCGAGCCAGGTGAGAAGAAGGGGTATCATTACACAGGTCCTCATAAAAGCTACGGCAAGAAGACTTATATTAGAATGAAAGATACAGAATCTGATGGAAATTATCCATCATACAATGACAACCAAAAACCAGAAGGTGAAGGATTTAGATATGAATCGGAAGATCCTGCAGTTGGTTATCCTGGGCCAGAAATGAATATGCATAGTATGGGTGGCGATATGTTTAAATATGGAGCTGGTCCCTTTGGAACTGATGAATATCAGGATAGTAAAGGCAGATTCCCTAACGAGGTGAACCTCGAGGTTGACAAAATTCATCCAGGAATCGGATTTAATAGTCATCCACAAGAACATTCTCAACAAGACTATACTTCCGAACCAATAGGACCTTATGCACCACGTCCCGATTATCCACCAGACTATGAATCGGGAAGAAACAAGGATTCCGGAGAAGAGAAATATTCGCTTGACTATAATGAGAAAGCTCCTTACGTTCCCTATGATCAAATTGAAGCAAACAAAGAACAAACTTACGGAGGTGGCTATGGATACAGACAAAATACACCGCCATCTTCGCCTAATCCACATCCTTATGATGGTTCAAAATCTCCTCACTCTTATGGTGGGCCGGAAAGTCCTACTTCCTATGATGGACCTAAATATCCTCACTCCTATGATGGACCTGACGGCCCTCAATCTTACAATGGGCCAGAAAGTTCTCATCCTTATGATGGTCCAGTAGAGCCTCATCATTATGATGGGCCAGGCAGTCCACATCCTTATGAAGGGCCAAATCCTAATCATGGATATTCTGATGCACCACGTGATTCTTCAGTTGAAGGTCATGGACCAGGAAGTCCCCATCAGGTTACTAGCTACACGGTTAGTCATTCACATAGTGGTGAATCCACTAAGGATTCGCATCACTTGGGGCCAGAAGAAGACCTTTTAAGAAATGTAAGACCAGATCCAGACCCACTATCTATACCAAAGAATGCCCAAATAATCGAACACTTTATTCACTTGGATCCTGTGCACTATATGGCACCTCGTGTTCCTTTGGAATATACACCAGGCGCTGGTTTTCAACCTCAAACTCCCCCAAATAATGGTTTTCATCCTCATCAAGGTGCAAATAGTGCTTTTCCACCACATCAAGCCGCAACAAATGCTTTTCCACCTCACCAAGCCGCAACAAATGCTTTTCCACCACATCAAGCCTCAACTAATGCTTTTCCACCACATCAAGCCGGAAGTATGGCAGTACCAACACGAAACTTTATGCGGCACATTCCCCTACACAAATTAATACCAAATCCTCTTAAAATGCCTTATCCAGTCGTACCACGAGCAGTAATTCATCCTAATCCACATATTAACCAGATGTTGCGAGCATATCAGAGCCGCACATTTTATCACAGGTGGTGGTAA